One window of Brevibacterium pigmentatum genomic DNA carries:
- the ybaK gene encoding Cys-tRNA(Pro) deacylase, which produces MTVASKTSSAATPAVRVLNLAGIDYSLRSFEHDPATRRYGSEAADKLGVSSDQVFKTLMIQVDGTPVTALVPVSGQLDLKALASARGAKKAQLSGVAETERRTGYPVGGVSPFGQRHAVPVVVDRTALDHSAVFVSAGRRGLEIEIRPEDLVMLTNAQVAKIAALD; this is translated from the coding sequence ATGACAGTTGCATCCAAGACTTCCAGCGCGGCGACCCCGGCCGTGCGAGTGCTCAACCTGGCAGGCATCGACTACAGCCTGCGCAGCTTCGAACACGATCCCGCCACTCGGCGCTACGGCTCGGAGGCCGCCGACAAGCTCGGCGTCAGCTCCGATCAGGTGTTCAAGACCCTGATGATCCAGGTCGACGGCACACCCGTGACCGCGCTCGTTCCCGTCTCCGGTCAGCTCGACCTCAAGGCTCTGGCCTCCGCACGCGGAGCGAAGAAGGCCCAGCTGTCGGGTGTGGCCGAGACCGAACGCCGCACCGGCTACCCCGTCGGGGGAGTCTCGCCGTTCGGGCAGCGCCATGCCGTGCCGGTCGTCGTCGACCGCACCGCGCTCGATCACTCCGCCGTGTTCGTCTCGGCGGGCCGTCGCGGTCTCGAGATCGAGATCCGCCCCGAGGATCTCGTCATGCTCACGAACGCGCAGGTCGCGAAGATCGCCGCGCTCGACTGA
- a CDS encoding YigZ family protein, whose translation MSYRTIVSPVEAEIEIKRSRFLTRLSPAADEAEARAVIAEARAEHPKARHHCSAFVLDVDSRTQRFSDDGEPAGTAGAPILDVVTGHDLTFVVAVVTRYFGGTLLGAGGLVRAYGQATSAAVDKARIVTRRERVPVSAAVDYAQANALERAAGNRGWTTRAEYGGEVGLDVLVPLAEVADAVAMYADLTAGRAEPEVGEVEWV comes from the coding sequence ATGTCTTACCGGACCATCGTCAGCCCCGTCGAGGCCGAGATCGAGATCAAGAGATCCCGCTTCCTCACCCGCCTCTCCCCCGCCGCCGATGAGGCCGAGGCCAGGGCCGTCATCGCCGAGGCACGCGCCGAGCATCCGAAGGCCCGCCACCATTGTTCGGCGTTCGTCCTCGATGTGGATTCGCGCACTCAGCGCTTCAGCGATGACGGGGAACCGGCCGGCACGGCGGGCGCTCCGATCCTCGATGTCGTCACCGGCCACGATCTGACCTTCGTCGTCGCCGTCGTCACTCGGTACTTCGGCGGCACCCTGCTGGGCGCTGGAGGACTCGTGCGCGCTTACGGTCAGGCCACCTCGGCGGCGGTCGATAAGGCCCGGATCGTCACCCGTCGTGAACGCGTCCCGGTGTCAGCAGCCGTCGACTATGCCCAAGCCAACGCCCTGGAGCGGGCGGCCGGGAATCGGGGCTGGACGACGCGGGCCGAGTACGGCGGTGAGGTCGGACTCGACGTCCTGGTTCCCCTCGCCGAGGTGGCCGATGCCGTGGCGATGTACGCCGACCTCACCGCCGGTCGGGCAGAGCCCGAGGTCGGTGAGGTCGAGTGGGTGTGA
- a CDS encoding thiamine pyrophosphate-dependent enzyme translates to MDTSASLSAGHLIVEELEAHGVTRTYLVPGESYLDVIDGLRDSSITSIVCRQEGGAAYMAVAEGRMTGVPGIAMVTRGPGAANVKVGVHTAFQDATPLVVFVGLIPTDHRGRESFQEFDLNGWFSSTAKKVLTLDDPDKAAEVVVDAMHTAVTGRPGPVIVGLPEEVLVRPSSGTVLPPRVHGSASPYAGDVTELRARITAADRPVLVIGGEDWSPSTSRRIAQWSRDRGLGVIGTFRAYDGIDHDSPNFLGILGYGAAPVAKRVLAEADLHIYLGCVRTDVATDGFTNGVDQRTVVIGPDADAHGHFGRLDQHIVTSVSRFAQSLFTEEGTRTYSVSSDGSIDEPPLGDDLSEAAGDAVPLPDWVAEARAELEAWRKPQVAASGSAASAGFVDMDEAFVHVKELLPEDAIITYGAGNFSGWATRFLPTHGFPSALGPRNGSMGFGLPAAVAAALVHPERSVFCIAGDGDFLMNGQEMATAVQYGADLTVVLNDNSVYGTIRGHQDRDYPGRATATALQNPDFAAMATAFGGLGIRVERTEDFRDAFQRALEHNGLSLVHCITDPSVRGARLP, encoded by the coding sequence ATGGACACCTCCGCGTCTCTTTCTGCAGGTCATCTCATCGTCGAGGAACTCGAAGCACACGGAGTCACTCGCACCTATCTGGTTCCCGGCGAGTCGTACCTCGATGTCATCGACGGACTCCGCGATTCGTCGATCACCTCGATCGTCTGCCGCCAGGAGGGCGGGGCGGCCTATATGGCCGTCGCCGAGGGACGGATGACCGGGGTGCCCGGAATCGCCATGGTCACGCGTGGTCCCGGTGCGGCGAACGTCAAGGTCGGCGTCCACACCGCCTTCCAGGATGCGACCCCGCTCGTCGTCTTCGTCGGCCTCATCCCCACCGATCATCGCGGCCGCGAATCCTTCCAGGAGTTCGATCTGAACGGCTGGTTCTCCTCGACCGCGAAGAAGGTGCTCACCCTCGATGACCCCGACAAGGCCGCCGAGGTGGTCGTCGACGCCATGCACACCGCCGTGACCGGGCGGCCCGGTCCCGTCATCGTGGGCCTGCCCGAAGAGGTCCTCGTCCGCCCCAGTTCAGGGACGGTGCTTCCCCCACGTGTGCACGGCTCAGCCTCCCCCTACGCCGGGGACGTCACGGAGCTGCGGGCCCGCATCACCGCAGCCGACCGTCCTGTGCTCGTCATCGGCGGAGAGGACTGGTCGCCGTCGACCTCGCGGCGCATCGCCCAGTGGTCACGCGACCGCGGCCTCGGCGTGATCGGCACCTTCCGCGCCTATGACGGCATCGACCACGACAGTCCGAACTTCCTCGGCATCCTGGGCTACGGTGCGGCCCCCGTGGCGAAGAGAGTCCTCGCCGAGGCGGACCTGCACATCTACTTGGGCTGCGTCCGCACCGATGTGGCCACCGACGGGTTCACGAACGGCGTCGACCAGCGCACCGTCGTCATCGGCCCCGATGCCGATGCGCACGGCCATTTCGGTCGTCTCGACCAGCACATCGTCACCTCGGTGAGCCGGTTCGCCCAATCCCTGTTCACCGAGGAGGGCACCCGCACCTATTCGGTCTCCTCCGACGGGTCGATCGACGAACCGCCGCTCGGCGATGACCTGTCCGAAGCGGCCGGGGATGCTGTGCCGCTGCCGGATTGGGTCGCCGAGGCTCGGGCCGAGCTCGAGGCGTGGCGGAAACCGCAGGTGGCAGCGTCGGGGTCGGCCGCCTCGGCGGGGTTCGTCGACATGGACGAAGCATTCGTCCATGTGAAGGAGCTGCTGCCCGAGGACGCGATCATCACCTACGGGGCGGGGAACTTCTCCGGCTGGGCGACGCGGTTCCTGCCCACGCACGGGTTCCCCTCGGCGCTGGGGCCGCGCAACGGATCGATGGGATTCGGTCTGCCCGCCGCGGTCGCCGCCGCGCTCGTCCATCCGGAACGGTCGGTGTTCTGCATCGCCGGTGACGGGGATTTCCTCATGAACGGGCAGGAGATGGCCACGGCCGTCCAGTACGGCGCCGACCTCACCGTGGTGCTCAACGACAATTCGGTCTACGGCACGATCCGCGGCCATCAGGACCGCGATTACCCGGGCCGGGCCACCGCCACGGCACTGCAGAACCCGGACTTCGCGGCCATGGCCACGGCCTTCGGCGGACTCGGCATCCGCGTCGAACGCACCGAGGACTTCCGTGACGCCTTTCAGCGGGCGCTGGAACACAACGGGCTCTCGCTCGTCCACTGCATCACGGATCCGTCCGTGCGGGGCGCGCGGCTGCCGTGA
- a CDS encoding aminotransferase class I/II-fold pyridoxal phosphate-dependent enzyme: MTGIDSDQATAQEFEPTDLGGGRRHGRVGAPSTPRRAQLERDPGMPASTWRLRSDAWEYLKFAIKRLAVSGGDFSMIAEDGEVWRSLRSLKTIELYWAGFGQRYVEEITDLLSNGEFDRAHDMITRAVNRLRGTTVPDTGEDDLTEDERAELKDRQDTRPRFEVLIVDETTEGGRDELHTDLLKLRNASDQFIYDYVIVPTADDAVAAALTNPNLLACVIRPGFTDNTREVLSRDLRDSIEFAHTSTKESPTAPMSPLNSVRRVLRLADTLANLRPELDLYLMAGAHIESLAGALTHRFRRVFRREDQFELHLSLLRRIQHLYDTPFFDAIREHARRPAGVFHALPVSRGGSVVGSKWIGDFVDFYGLNLLLAESSATSGELDSLLAPVHTLKKAQSLAARAYGAKRTYFVTNGTSTANKIVHQAVVSPDEVVMVDRNCHKSHHHALMLTGARTAYLEAYPLNDVAFYGAVPLGRIKQLLLDYRAAGRLDEVRMITLTNCTFDGIVYDPYKVMSECLAIKPDLVFLWDEAWFAFARFHPVTRKRTAMVAAETLEENLSTNAHAAAYREQQKRLFDPETGAPAPDSVWLEEDLLPPPDATIRVYATQSTHKTLTALRQGSMIHVYDQEFSSGAEDAFHEAYMTHTSTSPNYQILASLDLGRRQVEMEGFALVQKQLDLAMSLSSAIARHPLLKKTFKVLTAADLIPEEYRVTERTMPLRDGLSTMWDAWVRDEFVVDPSRITVEISGTGVDGDTFKHEHLMDRYGIQVNKTSRNTVLFMTNIGTSRSAIAYLIEVLVKLAGMFNDPHELHEQDALTEPAAVMPPLPDFSAFAPDYAAEVPADDPSKQLPDGDLRTAYYAGLRRQNIEHVLPHELRRRVESGEQPVSAGFVTPYPPGFPVLVPGQVITAEVLDFMSALDTREIHGYDSRQGYRVILNEVLEN, encoded by the coding sequence ATGACCGGAATCGACTCCGACCAGGCAACGGCGCAGGAGTTTGAGCCCACCGACCTGGGCGGCGGCCGCAGGCACGGTCGCGTCGGAGCCCCCTCGACGCCGCGCCGGGCGCAGCTCGAACGGGATCCGGGAATGCCGGCGAGCACGTGGCGGCTGCGTTCGGATGCTTGGGAGTACCTGAAGTTCGCGATCAAACGTCTGGCCGTCAGCGGCGGGGACTTCTCGATGATCGCCGAAGACGGCGAGGTGTGGCGCTCGCTGCGTTCGCTGAAGACGATCGAGCTCTACTGGGCAGGTTTCGGTCAGCGCTATGTCGAGGAGATCACCGACCTGCTCTCGAACGGCGAATTCGACCGTGCGCACGACATGATCACACGTGCGGTCAACCGGCTGCGCGGCACCACCGTGCCCGACACCGGTGAAGACGACCTCACCGAGGATGAGCGCGCCGAACTCAAGGACCGCCAGGACACCCGTCCCCGCTTCGAGGTCCTCATCGTCGATGAGACCACCGAAGGCGGCCGCGACGAACTGCACACCGACCTGCTCAAACTCCGCAACGCCTCCGATCAGTTCATCTACGACTACGTCATCGTGCCCACCGCTGACGATGCGGTGGCGGCGGCCCTGACGAACCCGAACCTGCTCGCCTGCGTCATCCGCCCCGGTTTCACCGACAACACCCGCGAGGTGCTCAGCCGTGACCTGCGCGATTCCATCGAGTTCGCGCACACCTCGACGAAGGAGTCGCCGACGGCGCCGATGAGTCCGCTCAATTCGGTGCGCCGGGTGCTGCGGCTGGCCGACACCCTGGCGAATCTGCGCCCCGAACTCGACCTCTACCTCATGGCAGGCGCCCATATCGAAAGCCTCGCAGGTGCCCTGACCCACCGGTTCCGTCGTGTCTTCCGCCGCGAGGACCAGTTCGAACTCCACCTCTCCCTGCTGCGCCGCATCCAGCACCTCTACGACACTCCGTTCTTCGACGCGATCCGTGAACACGCCCGCCGTCCGGCTGGTGTCTTCCATGCACTGCCAGTCTCCCGCGGCGGCTCCGTCGTCGGGTCGAAGTGGATCGGCGACTTCGTCGACTTCTACGGGCTCAACCTGCTGCTGGCCGAATCCAGCGCCACCTCCGGTGAGCTCGATTCCCTGCTCGCACCGGTGCACACGTTGAAGAAGGCACAGTCGCTGGCCGCCCGGGCCTACGGTGCCAAGCGCACCTACTTCGTCACGAACGGCACGTCGACGGCGAACAAGATCGTCCACCAGGCCGTCGTCTCACCCGACGAAGTTGTCATGGTCGACCGCAACTGCCACAAGTCCCACCACCATGCGCTCATGCTCACCGGTGCTCGCACCGCCTACCTCGAGGCGTACCCCCTCAACGATGTCGCCTTCTACGGGGCGGTGCCGCTGGGCAGGATCAAGCAGCTGCTGCTCGACTACCGTGCCGCCGGCCGCCTCGACGAGGTGCGGATGATCACCCTGACCAACTGCACCTTCGACGGAATCGTCTACGACCCCTACAAGGTCATGTCCGAATGCCTGGCGATCAAGCCCGACCTCGTCTTCCTCTGGGACGAAGCCTGGTTCGCCTTCGCCCGATTCCACCCGGTCACGCGCAAGCGCACCGCCATGGTCGCCGCGGAGACCCTGGAGGAGAACCTGTCCACGAACGCCCACGCTGCGGCGTACCGGGAGCAGCAGAAGCGTCTGTTCGATCCGGAGACCGGCGCCCCCGCCCCCGATTCGGTGTGGCTGGAGGAGGACCTGCTGCCGCCGCCGGACGCGACGATCCGCGTGTACGCGACCCAGTCGACGCATAAGACGCTCACCGCGCTGCGTCAGGGGTCGATGATCCACGTCTATGATCAGGAGTTCTCCTCCGGCGCCGAGGATGCCTTCCACGAGGCGTATATGACCCACACTTCGACGTCGCCGAACTACCAGATCCTCGCGTCCCTCGACCTCGGTCGCAGGCAGGTGGAGATGGAGGGCTTCGCGCTGGTGCAGAAGCAGCTCGACCTGGCGATGAGTCTGTCCTCGGCGATTGCGCGTCACCCGCTGCTGAAGAAGACGTTCAAGGTGCTCACCGCCGCCGATCTCATCCCCGAGGAATACCGGGTGACCGAACGGACGATGCCGCTGCGCGATGGACTGTCGACGATGTGGGACGCCTGGGTCCGCGACGAATTCGTCGTCGATCCCAGCCGCATCACCGTCGAGATCTCGGGCACGGGAGTCGACGGGGATACGTTCAAGCACGAGCACCTCATGGACCGCTACGGCATCCAGGTGAACAAGACGAGCCGGAACACCGTGCTGTTCATGACGAACATCGGCACCTCACGCTCGGCCATCGCCTACCTCATCGAGGTGCTGGTCAAACTGGCGGGGATGTTCAATGATCCGCACGAGCTCCACGAACAGGACGCGTTGACCGAACCGGCCGCGGTGATGCCGCCGCTGCCCGACTTCTCGGCCTTCGCCCCTGACTACGCCGCCGAGGTCCCGGCCGACGACCCGTCGAAGCAGCTGCCCGACGGCGACCTGCGCACCGCCTACTATGCGGGGCTGCGCCGCCAGAACATCGAGCATGTGCTGCCGCATGAGCTGCGCCGCCGCGTCGAGAGCGGGGAGCAGCCGGTCTCGGCTGGATTCGTCACCCCGTACCCGCCCGGGTTTCCGGTGCTCGTGCCCGGACAGGTCATCACCGCCGAGGTGCTCGATTTCATGTCGGCGCTCGACACCCGAGAGATCCACGGCTATGACTCCCGCCAGGGCTACCGCGTCATCCTCAACGAGGTCCTGGAGAACTGA
- a CDS encoding amidohydrolase: protein MRIDAIFTDLDAHTLDPSRPRAQKIGVWGNRIIGFDEELDGIEADRVESLDGATVLPGFNDVHCHTTWFGLTLASVDVTALPGGLPDVYAALEKAAATTPSGEWIEATGYAHRDYDGQYPDLARLDEITGDRPLFMRQTSGHAAIANTEAMRRAGILEPGFEEPVGGKVVRDAAGHPTGLIEETAQTLVQDLIRPYSLDTVVDALDLATAYYAKEGITSFGECGIAYGWIGHSPIEISGYLRAREEGKLRARAQLMPQADGLHPIAANSADGFGIGLDAGLRTGLGDDLISIGPVKFFMDGALSGETAALRENYAGKDHPGYLQDDAEVLRQQILDTYASGWSLAVHAIGDAAVDAAVANIVEAQQRYGRRAVPNRIEHAALVHDEHLATLAEHGIVVTPQAAFADGIGDGMNASLGPDRRHLIYRAKSFVDAGVPMAGSSDRPCADGNVLRGIEAFVTRRTRGGDVMGSAAEALSVDEAIAAYTVEAAKASGQGADKGTLSRGKLADFVALETHPANVAADEIAQIPVRATVLGGNYTHTSP, encoded by the coding sequence ATGAGAATCGACGCGATCTTCACCGACCTCGACGCACACACCCTTGATCCGTCGCGCCCGCGGGCGCAGAAGATCGGGGTGTGGGGCAACCGGATCATCGGCTTCGATGAGGAGCTCGACGGCATTGAGGCCGATCGGGTCGAGTCCCTGGACGGGGCGACGGTGCTGCCGGGCTTCAACGATGTGCACTGCCACACCACCTGGTTCGGTCTCACCCTGGCCTCGGTCGATGTCACGGCGTTGCCCGGCGGTCTGCCCGATGTGTATGCGGCGCTCGAGAAAGCCGCGGCGACGACTCCGTCCGGGGAGTGGATCGAAGCCACGGGATACGCCCACCGTGACTACGACGGGCAGTATCCGGACCTGGCTCGCCTCGACGAGATCACCGGGGATCGTCCCCTGTTCATGCGGCAGACGTCCGGTCATGCCGCGATCGCCAACACCGAGGCGATGCGTCGGGCCGGCATCCTGGAGCCGGGTTTCGAGGAGCCGGTCGGCGGGAAGGTCGTGCGTGACGCGGCCGGTCATCCCACGGGGCTGATCGAGGAGACCGCGCAGACTCTGGTCCAGGATCTCATCCGTCCGTATTCGCTCGACACCGTCGTCGACGCCCTCGATCTGGCGACGGCCTACTACGCGAAGGAGGGCATCACGTCCTTCGGCGAATGCGGAATCGCCTATGGCTGGATCGGGCACTCCCCCATCGAGATCAGCGGCTACCTGCGGGCTCGGGAGGAGGGCAAGCTGCGGGCGCGTGCTCAGCTCATGCCGCAGGCCGACGGGCTGCACCCGATCGCGGCGAACTCCGCCGACGGGTTCGGCATCGGTCTGGATGCGGGACTGCGCACAGGCCTCGGCGATGATCTCATCTCGATCGGGCCCGTGAAGTTCTTCATGGACGGTGCCTTGTCCGGCGAGACCGCGGCGCTGCGGGAGAACTATGCGGGCAAGGACCACCCCGGTTATCTGCAGGACGACGCGGAGGTGCTGCGTCAGCAGATCCTCGACACCTATGCCTCCGGGTGGTCGCTGGCCGTGCACGCCATCGGTGATGCCGCCGTGGATGCCGCGGTCGCCAACATCGTCGAGGCGCAGCAGCGCTATGGCCGCCGGGCGGTGCCCAACCGGATCGAGCATGCCGCATTGGTCCATGACGAGCATCTGGCGACGCTGGCCGAGCACGGAATCGTCGTCACCCCCCAGGCGGCGTTCGCCGATGGCATCGGGGACGGGATGAACGCTTCGCTCGGCCCGGACCGCCGGCACCTGATCTACCGGGCGAAGTCGTTCGTCGATGCGGGTGTGCCGATGGCCGGCAGCTCTGACCGCCCGTGCGCCGACGGGAATGTGCTGCGCGGAATCGAAGCCTTCGTCACCCGCAGGACCCGGGGCGGGGATGTCATGGGCTCGGCTGCCGAAGCCTTGAGCGTCGATGAGGCGATCGCCGCCTATACGGTCGAGGCGGCGAAGGCCTCGGGCCAGGGCGCCGACAAGGGGACGCTGAGCCGCGGCAAACTCGCCGACTTCGTCGCCTTGGAGACTCACCCAGCCAACGTCGCGGCGGACGAGATCGCACAGATCCCCGTCCGCGCGACCGTCTTGGGCGGCAACTACACCCACACCTCCCCCTAA
- a CDS encoding aspartate aminotransferase family protein, which translates to MVHQLGEADLAALKDESARARELDRAHVFHSWSAQRLIDPPTVARAQGSTVIDGEGQEFLDFSSQLVNTNIGHQHPAVVQAIKDQADVLCTISPATVNAARSEAARLITERTPAGLHHVFFTNGGADANEHAIRMARLHTGRTKVLSRYRSYHGGTQTAVNVTGDPRRWENETGDSGVVHFFGPFLYRSEFHSATEAEETERALQHLRRTIELEGPATIAAIILESIPGTAGIMVPSAEYMQGVRALCDEFGIVLIADEVMAGFGRSGKWFAFEHFDIVPDLITFAKGVNSGYVPLGGVVINDAIFETFAERVYPGGLTYSGHPLACAAAVATINAMADEGMIEHAAHIGETIIGPRLRQIAENSKHVGEVRGTGAFWAIELVWDKESKDPLAPYGGGSPEVASVVAALKEHGVIPFNNYHRLHVVPPINISEEDLERGLGVFEKVLTDLDFPR; encoded by the coding sequence ATGGTGCACCAACTCGGCGAGGCCGACCTCGCAGCGCTCAAAGACGAATCCGCCCGAGCCCGGGAGCTCGACCGCGCGCACGTCTTCCATTCATGGTCGGCACAGCGACTCATCGACCCGCCGACCGTTGCCCGCGCACAGGGATCGACGGTCATCGACGGTGAGGGGCAGGAGTTCCTCGACTTCTCCTCGCAGCTGGTGAACACGAACATCGGCCACCAGCATCCGGCCGTCGTGCAGGCGATCAAGGACCAAGCCGATGTGCTGTGCACGATCAGCCCGGCCACCGTCAACGCCGCCCGGTCCGAAGCGGCTCGCCTCATCACCGAACGGACACCGGCCGGGCTCCACCACGTGTTCTTCACCAACGGCGGAGCGGACGCGAACGAACACGCCATCCGCATGGCGCGGCTGCACACCGGGCGAACGAAGGTGCTCTCGCGCTACCGGTCCTACCACGGCGGAACCCAGACGGCCGTCAACGTCACCGGTGACCCGCGCCGGTGGGAGAACGAGACCGGGGATTCCGGCGTCGTCCACTTCTTCGGACCCTTCCTCTACCGCTCGGAGTTCCACTCCGCCACCGAGGCGGAAGAGACCGAACGCGCCCTGCAGCACCTGCGCCGGACCATCGAACTCGAGGGACCGGCGACGATCGCGGCGATCATCCTCGAATCCATTCCCGGCACCGCCGGCATCATGGTGCCCTCTGCTGAGTACATGCAGGGTGTGCGGGCGCTGTGCGACGAGTTCGGGATCGTGCTCATCGCCGACGAGGTGATGGCAGGATTCGGACGGTCGGGCAAGTGGTTCGCCTTCGAGCACTTCGACATCGTGCCCGACCTCATCACCTTCGCCAAGGGAGTGAACTCCGGATACGTGCCGCTGGGCGGAGTCGTCATCAATGACGCGATCTTCGAGACCTTCGCCGAACGCGTCTACCCCGGCGGTCTGACCTACTCCGGGCACCCGCTGGCCTGCGCGGCCGCGGTCGCGACGATCAACGCGATGGCCGACGAGGGCATGATCGAACACGCCGCCCATATCGGAGAGACGATCATCGGCCCCCGTCTGCGGCAGATTGCGGAGAATTCGAAGCACGTCGGCGAGGTCCGCGGCACCGGAGCGTTCTGGGCGATCGAACTCGTCTGGGACAAGGAATCCAAGGACCCGCTGGCGCCCTACGGCGGCGGCTCACCTGAGGTCGCCTCGGTGGTGGCGGCGCTGAAGGAACACGGTGTCATCCCGTTCAACAACTACCACCGGCTGCACGTGGTCCCGCCGATCAACATCAGCGAAGAGGACCTCGAGCGCGGACTCGGAGTCTTCGAGAAGGTCCTCACCGACTTAGACTTCCCCCGCTAG
- a CDS encoding amino acid ABC transporter ATP-binding protein: protein MTTTSHTGTKTPIIAIRNLQKSFGTNQVLTDINLDVDKGEVVCVIGPSGSGKSTMLRCINTLETPTGGSIVVDGMDMTDLDLDIDAARTRIGMVFQSFNLFAHLTVRENLTIAQTKVLKRSKAEANKVAEANLAKVGLSEKMEAKPGSLSGGQQQRVAIARALSMDPDVMLFDEPTSALDPETVGDVLQVMRNLAEAGMTMVVVTHEMEFARQVADRVVFMDGGVVVEAGPAKDVIGNPQEQRTKDFLSRVLHPGQLG from the coding sequence ATGACAACCACCTCGCACACTGGGACGAAGACCCCGATCATCGCCATCCGCAACCTGCAGAAGAGCTTCGGGACGAACCAGGTCCTCACCGACATCAACCTCGACGTCGACAAGGGCGAGGTCGTCTGCGTCATCGGGCCCTCGGGCTCGGGCAAGTCGACGATGCTCCGGTGCATCAACACCCTGGAGACGCCCACCGGCGGCTCGATCGTCGTAGACGGCATGGACATGACCGACCTCGATCTCGACATCGATGCCGCCCGCACCCGCATCGGCATGGTCTTCCAGTCCTTCAACCTCTTCGCCCACCTCACCGTGCGTGAGAACCTCACGATCGCCCAGACGAAGGTCCTCAAGCGATCGAAGGCCGAGGCCAACAAGGTCGCCGAGGCGAACCTGGCAAAGGTCGGACTCTCCGAGAAGATGGAGGCCAAGCCGGGATCGCTGTCCGGCGGCCAGCAGCAACGCGTGGCGATCGCCCGAGCGCTGAGCATGGACCCCGACGTCATGCTCTTCGACGAGCCTACCTCGGCCCTCGACCCGGAGACCGTCGGCGATGTCCTCCAGGTCATGCGCAACCTCGCCGAGGCGGGAATGACGATGGTCGTCGTCACCCACGAGATGGAGTTCGCCCGCCAGGTCGCCGACCGCGTCGTCTTCATGGACGGCGGAGTCGTCGTCGAAGCCGGACCGGCCAAGGACGTCATCGGCAATCCCCAGGAGCAGCGGACGAAGGACTTCCTCTCCCGCGTCCTCCATCCCGGCCAACTGGGGTAG
- a CDS encoding metallopeptidase family protein — protein sequence MEALSDEEFDAILGEALDLLPAGVTEQLDNVALFVEDRPENGDRHLLGLYDGTPIGERGIAGFEMPDNIFIYRDNLIDFAEDRDHLREEIVITIVHEIAHFYGLDDDRLHELGWG from the coding sequence ATGGAGGCCCTGAGTGATGAGGAGTTCGACGCGATCCTCGGCGAAGCCCTGGATCTGCTGCCTGCCGGGGTGACCGAACAGCTGGACAATGTCGCACTGTTCGTCGAGGACCGGCCGGAGAACGGTGATCGACACCTGCTCGGCCTCTATGACGGCACGCCGATCGGGGAGCGGGGGATCGCGGGGTTCGAGATGCCCGACAATATCTTCATCTATCGTGACAACCTCATCGACTTCGCCGAGGACAGGGACCACCTGCGCGAGGAGATCGTCATCACCATCGTCCACGAGATCGCGCATTTCTATGGTCTCGACGACGACCGGCTCCACGAGCTCGGTTGGGGCTGA
- a CDS encoding proline racemase family protein, giving the protein MPGRGRLSCDIGFGGNFYAFVSAADVGIPFERDRGGDFISAGREIMAAVNEQIDPVHPETGFRGCEHVVFLTPPTEPGPDGEAPDARHVLINHPGWLDRSPGGTGTSALMAVRHARGQLGLNTDFVNECFIGTSFTGRLVEETTVGEHVTVVPTITGSSWLTATSQFMLDPSDPFPAGFTL; this is encoded by the coding sequence TTGCCGGGTCGGGGGAGGCTGTCATGCGATATCGGCTTCGGCGGGAACTTCTACGCCTTCGTCTCCGCTGCCGACGTCGGCATCCCGTTCGAGCGCGATCGCGGCGGGGACTTCATCTCTGCAGGCCGTGAGATCATGGCCGCCGTCAACGAGCAGATCGACCCGGTGCATCCGGAGACCGGCTTCCGCGGCTGCGAGCATGTCGTGTTCCTGACCCCGCCGACGGAGCCGGGGCCCGATGGCGAAGCGCCGGATGCCCGCCATGTGCTCATCAATCACCCCGGCTGGCTCGACCGGTCGCCCGGAGGCACCGGGACGAGTGCGCTCATGGCCGTCCGGCACGCCCGCGGACAGTTGGGCCTGAACACGGATTTCGTCAATGAGTGCTTCATCGGTACCTCATTCACCGGACGCCTCGTCGAGGAGACGACCGTCGGCGAGCACGTGACCGTGGTGCCGACGATCACCGGCAGTTCTTGGCTGACCGCGACCTCGCAGTTCATGCTCGACCCCAGCGACCCGTTCCCCGCCGGATTCACCCTCTGA